In the genome of Bremerella sp. P1, the window CAGCCCACGCCGGTAAATGCGATACCGGTGAAAGGGATCTCGATGGCATCCAAAGCCAGCCAGTAGGTAAACGGCATGCGGATCAACAGGAAGCCAATCAGCGTAATCAACAGCGGCCAGGTCGTATCGCCGGCCCCGCGGAGCGAGCCGCTGATCACGGTGAACACGGCATAAAACGGCAGGCACGCCGACATGATGCCCAGGATCTTCAGCACGGCCTCGCTGGTCGTAAACGCCGTGGTCCCTTCTTCGGGGAAGCCCAAAAACAGGTTGGCCACAAAGTCACCGCCAAACATGATGGTCAGCGAGTACGCCGAGAGCAGTGTGAAACAGATCGACAGCGAAACGAGCGTTGCTCGGGTTGCTCGACGTGGATTGCTCGCCCCCAGGTGCTGGCCCGTTATGGACGAAGCCGCCACGGCGAATGCCCATGCGGCCAGAAAGCCAGGCGACTCCAAGCGAATCGCCAGCCCATGCGCGGCGGCTTGTGTTGTGCCCAGGCTATTGATGATGCCCAGATACCAAAGGTGCGAGGAAAGCACGATCGCGTCGTTCAATCCGCCTGGCAAGCCGACTCGCAGCAGCCGTCGCATTCTCTCTATGTTGGGCCACATGCCGCGCCACTGCACTTTCAGGTGAGCGCGGCCTTGAAACAGAATCGCGAGCAGCAGCAGTCCGCCAATCGCATGACTGACGGCCGTTCCTATGGCGATACCGCTCCAGCCCAGCTTTGGAATTGGCCCCACACCAATGGCCAAAGCGGCACTGATAGCGATGTTCAATACGTTGACGATCGTCATCACGATTAGGCCGGTCACCGTATCACCGGCACCGTGCAGGCAGGCCGTGGTAATCGCGATCATCATGAAGCCGGGGATCGCCGGTATCAGGATGCGCAGGTATAGCAGAGCCATCTCGTAGGCCTTCCCCTCCAGCTGCATCGCGGCGACATAATCGTCGGCGAGAAACCAGAGGACAACCGTCGTGATCAGGCTCAGGATCATGCCCAGCGAGATGGCCTGCTCGGTGGCGAGCTCGGCATCCTGCCAGTTGCCGGCTCCGATGTTGCGGGCCACGACGGCGGTCGCTCCGATACCGATCGACGCACAGATGACGAAGATCATCCAGCACGTGTAGGCCATCAAACCGACGGCAGCCACGGCGGGTACCGAGTTCTCAGCGGACAGGCAGTTGCCGGCCAGATAAGTGTCGGTCGTGCCGACGCAGAACTCGAGGAACTGCTCGGCCAGCGCCGGCGTAGCGATCGTCATCACGGCGCGCAGATCCCCCTTCGACGTCATCGACGTGCGCGGGGCGGTCTCTTCGATCTGCGTCATCGACATGAAGCGTACACCGTACGAAAGGGCGCAGGATGGAAACGTGCATTATAAGCACAAGATGCCGATTCGCACGGGAGGGTTCACCGCAACTGCATTAACCATCCGCGATGGGCGAGAGGGTGTCGGCGGTGACCAAGATTTCGTCGATGTTGGGGAACTCGACCGACGACGAGGGGCGAAAGGCCCACACGATCTGGCCGTTGGTATCAATCAAGTACGAGCCGGAGAGCTGCATCAAGTCACCTCGGGGGCGACCGATACCGCTACGCGTGAGGGCCTTGAGACCTTGCCACCAAAGGTGTGGCCCGGCCACTTGCCAGGCGTTGCCCCGCGGAACCTCAAATGCCTGGTAGACGCTTTGGTCGGGGTCGGCATACACCGGGAAGGTCAGCTTGAGGGCCTCGCGGAACTTCTTGGCTTCCTCTGCTCCACCCATGATGACCAGGGCGACGTCCAGGTTATGACGCGTGAACGTCTCGTAATGCTTGAGCAGCTGCTTGGCGTGATCGATACAGAAGACGCAGCCCAGGTGCCGTGAAAATTGCAGCAATAGAGGCCGCTGGGCGTACAAATGGGCCAACGGAACTTTGTGGCCGTCTTCAGCGATCAAAGTTCCTTCTGGGGCCGGGACCGACATGACGTAGTGAGTCATCTTTCTGCGCGTGGAGACGCTTTACCTGGCTGTGCGGCCTCTTTGCGGAAGGCCTCGAATTCGTCTTTCATCATTGCCCCTATTTTAACCCGATTCACGCCGAACCAAGTAGCATTGGGCGTTTGTGCGTCTAATTGTTTTCGCTTGCCGTAAATCGCTACCAGCTCATCCAGCTTCTCTTGCTTCACGGCCGGATCGTCACTAGCGCGGAGCTCGGCTTCGGTGTACATCGCTTTCGCGTTCAGCAAAAGGCCTTCGGGAACGGCTTTCTCTTCTACCCGCTTTTCCAAGTAGGTCGTAAACAGCTGCAGCGACTCGAGTTGCTCCTCTTGCAGGTACCGCATGTAGTTCACCAGCCCCTCAGGCATGCGAACATTGCCAGGGCCGATGTAGTTAAGTGTTTGAGCCGTCGCTACTTGGGTCGAAGCCAGAATCAGCAGGAAAGCGAGAATAATCGATCGCATGATAGCACCCTTAGTTGGTCAAAGTCACAACCCGGGTATCGTAACGCCAAGCTCCCCATTTGACCTAGAGCAATGTCGCTGGGGCATTCTCAGTCAGTGTTAGTAATAAAATTGCTAGAGTTTGGGAAATACCTTATCGTGGGTGAGGCCATTAGCCCCGATCGACGGGACTGGCCAGTTCCTCATTATCTTTTCTAAGGAACGTTCCCTATGGTCTATTCTACGCCTCGACCCAAGCCCAGGCACGGGTTTACGCTCGTCGAGCTTCTCGTTGTCATCGCGATCATCGGTGTTTTGATTGCCCTGCTGCTTCCCGCGGTGCAGCAAGCTCGCGAGGCCGCCCGCCGGATGCAGTGCAGCAACCAGCTCAAGCAGATCGGCCTGGCGATGCACAACTATCACGACACTTATCAGGTCTTTCCTCCGGGTAGCGTCAATCTCGATACGACGACCGCCGCCAACAAGAGTCTGACGAACTGGGCGATTGCCATTCTGCCGTTCCTGGAACAAACGGCTCTGTTCGAGCAGTACGATCAGAACGTCCATAACTCGCATGGCAACAATCACGACGTTCTGCAAACCATTCTGCCGGCAATGCTGTGTCCCTCGGATGTCAATTCCGAGGTCCTCACGCAGCCCAGCCAGCTTCTTTCGGTTGCCATCGCGCCTGGCTCTTACAAGGGAAACATCGGCCGACGTTTTCGCGGGGCCAACGGCTACTTCGATTATCCTCCTTACGCAGGGACTTATACCGCGGCCGAGCGTGCATCGATCGGCCCCCTGCATGTATCTGGGGTGAACGGTCTGGACTGCGAACGTTTCGCCACGATTACTGATGGTTCGACCAACACGCTCTTGGTGGGCGAGTATCACACCAAGACCATGGACGACCGCAAAGCGTTTTGGGCCAGTTCGCATAGCTTCCATAACCTGGCGGCGGCGCAGCCGGAATCGTACACCCGCATTCCCGACTTCGAGGCCTGTTGGGCCGCAACCGGCAACACGCAGCATTGGAAGTGCTACCGCGCGTTCGGTGCGCTGCATGCCGCCGGTACGATGAATTTCGTGATGTGCGATGGTTCGGTGACCAGCGTTCCACAGACAATCGATAACGTCATCTTCGAGGCCCTCTCGACGATCGGCCGAAACGAAATCGCTACGTTGCCCTAGTCTCTTTTCGTCGGGAAGAATTTCGCATGCTCCTTGCGCGGATACTCGCGATCGCTCCGCTCTGTTTGCTCGTCGGCTGTTTCGGGTCGGACAAAATCGTGCCGGTTTCGGGCTTGGTGACCCTCGATGGCGAACCCTTAGCGGGTGCCATCGTCGGCTTTGAACCGATCGCCCAGGAAGGAGACCTGGAAGCGGGTTACGGTAGCTACGCCAAGACCGACGATGAAGGCCATTACCAGCTGCGCTCCCTCAAGAAGGAAGACGGCGCATTGGTCGGACAACACCGCGTCTCAGTGAGCACGGTGGTCGGCGAGGAAGGTCCCAACGGCGAAATGATCGGCTTGACCAAAGAGCGTGTGCCTTCCCGGTATAACAACGATACCGAGCTGATCATCGAAGTCCCGCCAGGCGGCACCGACGAGGCGAACCTGGAGTTGGAGTCGCGGTAGCGACGGTCATTCTGATCTAGATGGTTCCGCACAAAAGTCAGAGAGATCGTGCGCGCGGGTGAGATTTTCGGAGGTTTCTGGGCGGGTCCTCAGGCGGGCCGGGACAGGCCGCAAAACGCACGCAAATGGTGCACAATTGCCCCCGGGCTTCCATCTTCTTCCTATCTTTACGCGATCCCCTGGGTTTACCCGCCCTGCAGCGGGGGAAAGTGGGTCGTCTTGCGTTGACATGGGGATTTGAACGACCGTAAAATGTTGAGTTTTCCCGGACGCGGGGTGCCTTGACAGGGGAAACCGGAATTCTGATCGGTTTGTCCCTCGTGCCTTTCGTTCGAAGCATGACCAACCTCGGAGCTTGCTCCACTTTCCAGAGAATCATCCTTGAAAGAAGCCATCGAAAAAGCGGACGTCCTGATTGAAGCCCTAGGATGGATCCGCCGCTTCCGCAACAAAGTCACTGTGATCAAGTTGGGCGGAAGCGTCATGGAAAACCCCGACGCGCTGCGGCACTGCTTAATTGATATCGTCTTTATGGAAACGGTCGGCATGCGTCCGGTCGTCATTCATGGAGGCGGGGCCGCCATCAGCCGCGCCATGGCCGAAGCGAAGATCGAGCCCAACTTCATTCAAGGACGCCGCTACACCGACGACGCCACGCTGAAGATCGTCGAAGAAGTCCTCGCTGGCAAAGTGTGTAGCCACATCACGCAAGAGATCGAAGACATCGGCGGTCGGGCAATGAGCCTGAACCTCGATCCGCAGTGCGTGCTGTTTGGCGAGCGGATGACGCTGCCAGGCGACAACGGCGAAGCGATCGACCTGGGCCATGTCGGCAACGTGACCGAAGTCGATCGGGCGACGATCGAGAACCTGTGCTATGCAGGCCAGGTGCCGATCATCCCCAGCATGTGCATCGATAAGAAGACCGAGCAAAAGCTGAACGTCAACGCCGATACGGCCGCCAACGCGGTGGCCGAAGCGCTGGGCGCCGAGAAGCTGGTCTTCCTGTCCGATGTGAACGGCGTGCGTACCGACAAAGACGATCCCGATACGCTGGTCCACTCGCTCAATCGCGAGAAGGCCGAAGCGATGATCAAGTCGGGTCAAATTGCTTCCGGCATGATTCCGAAGGTCGAAGCCTGCCTGGAAACCCTGTCACGCGGCGTGAGCAAGATCCACATCATCGACGGCCGCCTGCGACATTCGCTGCTGCTGGAAATTTACACGAACACCGGGGTGGGTACAGAAATCGTTTTGTAGAAGCCCATCGCCATCATTCATCCTGTTCCCTCTCCCCCAAGGGGCGAGGGGACAAGAGAAGAAAAGAACCACCGAACATTTTGGTCTGACCGCTGTCCATTAGCTTTCCCATTAGTGGATCTGGTCTTGGAGAACCTGCCATGAGTACGACCGATGCTTCCGCCGGTACCGAGCCGTTGAGCTCGACGGAGACAGTAGAACTGTTCCAGAAGTATGTAGTGCCCAACTACGTGCGCTACCCGGTAAACCTGGTCCGCGGCGAAGGTTCGAAAATCTGGGATGCCGAAGGGAAAGAGTATCTCGACCTGTTCCCCGGCTGGGGCTGTAACCTTTTGGGGCATTGTCCCGACATGGTTGTTTCCGCGGTGCAGGACCAGGTTGCCAAGCTGATTCATGTTCCCAACACGTGGCACATGGACGTCCAGGGTGAATGGGCCAAGATGCTGTCCGATCGGAGCTTTGGCGGCAAGGCGTTCTTCTGCAACAGCGGAGCCGAAGCCAACGAAGCGGCGATCAAGCTGGCTCGCCTGCACACGCCCGACGAAAAGTACAAGATCATCACCTTCTTGGGCGGTTTTCATGGTCGTACCTATGGCGCCGTGACGGCAACTGCGCAGCCGAAGTACCATCAGCACATCGGTCCGATGATGGCTGGTTTCAGCTACGCTCCGCACGGAGATCTGGACGCGGTGCGCGACCTGGTCGACGAACACACGTGTGCGATCATGATCGAGCCGATTCAGGGCGAAGGTGGCGTGAAGCTGCCGCCTGAGGGTTTCCTGGAAGGTCTGCGAAAGATCGCTGACGAGAACAACTTGCTGTTGATCTTCGACGAAGTTCAAACCGGCTGCGGTCGAACTGGCGAGTGGTTCGGCTACCAGCACTTCGGCGTTCAGCCTGACATCATGACCCTGGCCAAGAGCTTGTGCGGTGGTGTTGCTGGCGGGGCACTGATGACGACGTCCGAAATCGCCAACAGCTTGAAGCCTGGCATGCATGCGGCCACGTTTGGTGGTAACCCACTGGCTGCCCGAGCCGGGATCGCGGCGATTCAACAGATCGAGCGCGATGGTCTCTTGGAAAAGGCCAAGCAGGCCAGCGAGATCTTCCGCGAGCGACTGACGGCGCTGAAGGAAGAATGCGACTTGATTCAGGAAGTTCGGATTGTCGGTATGATGATCGGCCTGGAACTTTCGGTCGATGGGGCCCCGGCCGTGAAGGCCTGCCTCGAGAAGCAGCTGCTGATTAACTGCACGCAAGGACGGGTTATCCGTCTGTTGCCGGCGATGAATATTACCGAGCAAGAGATTCATCGCGGGTGCGATATTCTTTCTGAAGTGTTGAAAAACTTGCCAACTTCGGCTGAGTAACCTCTTTTCTAATTGGGTACTGTAGAGACCCTGTTTTTTCCATCGTGAGATCGTTTCCATGCGACATTTCTTGAGCCTCTTTGACGTTTCCGACGACGAACTAAAGCGAATCTTTGAACTGGGTCACCAGCTGAAATCCCGCTTGAAGTCAGGCGTCCGCGAACCCATTCTGCAGGGCAAAGTGGCAGGGCTGTTGTTCGAGAAACCTTCGCTGCGAACACGCGTCAGCTTTGAGGCCGGCATGGCTCAGTTGGGCGGTAGCAGTTTGTTCCTCGGCGAAGATGTTGGCTGGGGCAAGCGAGAAGCTCCGCAGGATTTCAGCCGCGTGATTGGCCAGTATCTGGACGTGATTGTCTGTCGAGCCAAGGCGCACGACAAGGTCGAAACGCTGGCCAAGTACGCCGATACGGTCATCATCAATGGCCTGACCGACCTGTGCCATCCGTGCCAGGCCCTGGCCGATCTGATGACCATTCACGAAGAGTTCGGCACGCTCGAAGGCCAGAAGCTGACCTTCGTTGGCGACGGCAACAACGTTTCCCGCAGCCTGGCTTTGGCCTGTGCCAAGATGAACATGCAGTTCACGCTGGCACACCCCAAGGGCTACGAGATCGAGCAAGAGTTCATCGATCGCATCCTGAAGGATTCGCCGGCCGCGAAGATCGAACAGACGACCGATCCCATCGCTGCCGTCGAAGGTGCCTGTGCCGTTTACACCGACGTGTGGGCCAGCATGGGGCAAGAAGCCGAGCAGGCCAAACGTGAGAAGGCCTTCGCTGACTTCCAGGTCAATCAGAAGTTGATGGACGCTGCCGGCAAGGACGCAATCTTTCTGCACTGTTTGCCAGCCAAGCGTGGCCAGGAAGTGACCGACGAAGTGATGGACTGCCCAACCAGCCGAATCGTCGAACAGGCTGGCAACCGCATGCACGCCCAAAAGGGCCTGCTGGTCTGGCTGCTGACCGAAGCGGTCGACAAGGTTCACCTCGACTAGTTCTTACGAGAAGAGATTCGCCACAGAGGACACAGAGAGCACCGAGAACGAAGAGAAGACTAACCACGGATTTCGCGGATAGACACGGATGAAATCCCGAATCGTCGAAGACGATTCTTAGATATTTGTGTTCATCGGTGTAATCCGTGGTTAAGACTCTTGCCTCGGTGCTCTCTGTGTCCTTTGTGGCTTACACGCATTCACGAATTGCACCCAAGGATAACACTATGCCCCGTCACGATGGCCGTTCCGCTTCGCAGCTTCGTCCTTTGAAGGTGAAGCGAAAGTACACCAAGAACGCTCCTGGCAGCGTGCTGATTCAAGCAGGCACCACCACCGTTCTGTGCACGGCCAGCGTTGAATCGTCGGTCCCGCCGTGGCTGAAAGGGAGCGAGAAGGGGTGGGTGACCGCCGAGTACAACATGCTGCCCGGCAGCACGCCCACGCGTAAGCCGCGTAAGGTGGATGGTCGCACGACCGAGATCCAGCGGTTGATCGGTCGCAGCCTGCGAGCGGTGGTCGATCTGGAAGCTTTGGGCGAACAGATGATCACGGTCGACTGCGACGTGCTGGACGCCGACGGCGGGACGCGCACGGCTAGCATTACCGGGGCGTTCATTGCCTTGGTCGACGCCGTCAGCACGATCGAGCTGCCTGACCCGAAGCGTTCGGTCTTCAAAGACAGCCTGGCCGCGATCAGTGTCGGCGTCGTCAATGGTTCGCCTGTCTTGGACCTGGATTACGTCGAAGACTTCGCCGCGACGGTCGACATGAATGTCGTCATGACCGGCAGTGGGAAGTTCATTGAGATCCAAGGAACCGGCGAAGAAGCAACCTTTAGCGAAGACGAGCTGGCGAAGCTTTTGAAACTGGCCAAAGGCGGCATCAAGGATTTGACCGAGATGCAGCAAAAAGCCCTCGGTCGAAAATGGCCGATCGCCTAGAAGTTTCTCCACGATCTAACGTCGCGGGGGTTTGCGAAGCGTCGGAGTGCCGCTGTGCCCGGTATGGCAACCGGTGCAGAAGTGCGTGAACCCTGGTCGAGCTCCACTGTAGTGATCTCCGGCGAATGCGTAGAAGGTTGCCTTCTCTCCCTTGGCATTCGTGGCGTTGCTCTGCCAGCTCACCACGTGCCCCTCGGAGTCGAAGCCAGCTAAGACGGTCGGTGCTCCCGGGGGAATACGAAAGCTGAAGTCATCGGCCTTCACGGGGGTCTCTATCAGCAGTTCGAAATCGCCCGGCACACGTGGTTGCTCGGGTGAATCGAAACGATCGCGATTGGATCCGTAAACGCGGATGGTCTCGATCAGATCTTTGGGAACTGGATTAAAAATAGGCCCGTCGTTGTTGGCGGCATTTTGCCCTGGGTCATCCTGGTTGCCGGCAAAGCTCACGGCTGAATTGTGGACCTCGGCTGTGGGACCCGTGAACTCTTCTCCATTGGCAAAGCGAATCGTTCGCGTACCGTCGCCTACTTCCAATGCATAGAAGTTGTACTTAATGTCTCGGGACGTCACCGCGACCGGTTCGCTGTCGACCAGCTGGGGATCATCGAACACTTTGCGAAGCGAGATGCTCTCCGCCGTGGGTTCTGAGCCCCAATCGGCGCTGGCCAGGTATATTCCATACGCTGACTCGTCCCAGGTGCCATCGTCGTTTCCGCTCGCGGCCGCCAAGGTGATTTGGTTGTCCGGGTAGGCGGCAGGCGTCGCGAGTTGCAGACGGTTTCCTTCGGCATCCTGTGAAGGGCCATAGGTCAGCAGCGAGTCGCTTGTGGTGGGTAGAACCGATTCTTTGGCCAGCGAACTGGGTGAATTGTTCACGCTGCCTGCTTTCGCTTGAACCACGGTCATCGTGCCTGCCGCTTGATCGTCGGTGGCCGGCGCCGTCATGAAGACGTAGTTGCCGTTGTCCAGTCCGCGAGGACGCCAAACTGGCTCTTTCGTCTTCAGCACGCCACCAAAGAAATCTCCGTTGGGTTCGACGTGGGCTCCCAGCCACGCATCGGTAGGCAGTGTGGCGGTTTCCGCGCCATCGGTATAAGGCTCGATCGTCGTGAGATCACGCGAGATGACTTCGCGATTCCGGCTCCAAAGGCTAAAGACAACGTAACCATTCGGGGCAATCCACGGCCAGCGATCGTTATTCCGATTGGCAGTCAGTGGCTTCTTGTCGCTGCCATCTTCTTTCATGATCCACAGCGTTGTGCTTCGGCGGGCATGGTCGCGACCCAGATCCGGCGTGCGGCTCGAGACAAAGACGATGTGCCCGCCAGGCGCATAAGTTGGATCGACATCGTCGTAGTCGACCTGTTTTCGCTCGGAGTCCGAGAGAGTTTTTTCACCGCTTTCGTCATAGCGCATCGGCGGAACGGTCGTGCAGCCAGGATCCCTCGGACCGCCGGTCAGCTGACGCAGGCCTGTTCCATCGATTTGAATTTCGTACAAGCGAAAGTGGCCGGCATCGGGTGATGCTTTGCGTCCGGCGAAGAGGATCTTCTTGCCATCAGGCGAGACGCTGGGGCTCATGACGTCAATCAATGTCGAGCCATCAGGCAACTTCTTTTCCCAGGTCAGTTCGCTGACCTGACCACTGGGAAGCAGCATCCGTAGACGCCCCTGGCGGGCCTGCCACAGCGGTTGGCCCGGGTACACGAAGGTCTCGCCGGGATCAGCGGCAGCACGCAGGCTCGCGGCGCTCGTACGTGACGTGAAGACGATAGGATAGGCCGCTTGCCCGTGTACGTACTGGGCCAGCTCAGGGCTGCTCGACGGTAAGTGGGCAGTGCTGAAATACCAAATGCCAACAGCGGCCAGAACGAGTACTAAGACAGCAGACGCAGTTAGAAAAGCTTTGCCTGACCTATTTGTCATACTGGCTCAAATCGATGTCGAGAGTATCGCCAGCTTTGACGGACTGCTTAATAGGCGTCTTGTTCTGGCTGAACTTGCCCTTGAGCTTGTCGACATCGGGGTAAGGATCCAACTGCTGAACAGCAATTCGATAATCGCCGGCCGGCACTTCTGCTTCAAAATGACCAGTCGAGTCGACGCTGGCCATAAACGTCTGGCCGGTCATCTTGCCATTCTCTTCCTGGATGAAGTGAATCTGGATGTCTCCCTGGCCGCTAACCTGAAGGGCTTCGCCACCCTTGCTAACTGAGCCTTTGACGATCGAAGGGGCTTCCGAGCAGCCGACGCAAGCCAGCAACGCGAAGGCAAACAAGCCGATAGAAATCCGAGCGGTTGTCACTTCGGCAAACCTTTCAAAGAGCAAAGATAAGACCTGATGAACTGCAAATAAGAATCGGCGAGGAATGCTCCTCGCCGATCGAGTTGAATAAGACGAGCCAGAACTATGGCTTTTGGTATGGAACGCCATCGTTGACGGCGTGGATCATCGCCCAGGTTGGCTGATCGATCGTTTCCGAGATGCTGCTAACGCTGCCGTCGACATACACGATGTTGACGATGCCCGGATGCAGCGAGCGAGCAACGGCTTGCGTATTGGTGCAGCCTTCCCAGCATCCGCCTCGGCCGTCGGCAAAGTCTTGGCAGTCCAGGACGTCGTCGGAGTTGCTATTACGATCGTTCGGACCGTGGCAGTCACCACGCGAGAAATTGTTCACGATGCTGGAACCGGAAACACCCAAAGCCCAAACACCACGCTGATCCGTATCGACTTCACCGATACGAATTTCGTCGACCAAGGCCGTGTTGGATGTACCGTCGGTAACGGCCGACATGTTCTTGCCTTTGTTGACGGTGAACACACCGTCCGAGCTGATGCTCTGGCTGTAGCCGTTCGGCGTGGTCGACTCACCGTCATTCCACCACGATTGAAAACCACCATTGGCGGCGTAGTTGCCGCGACCCCAGTTGCCACCAAGGCTGCCGCTGTTATAAGGCGTCTTGGATGCAGCATCGCTAGGACACAGGTAGCCAGGAATCTCTTGAGCACGAGCGAACTCACCGTTGGGGAGCGTCACATCGCGATTCCACTTATCGACGGTGTTCGCGTTGTTTTCATTAACATTGAAAGCGTCGTAAAGGGCCGATTGTTCGACAAACGGCAAGAGCTTAACTGCCCAGTTCGGACCGACCTGGTCCGACTCGTTGTTCCCAGCATAGCCGTTGTTGTGGTTGTAGAGTGCGGCTGGGAACTTAAGGAACGTGTCGTGATGGTTGTGAGCTGCCAGCCCAATTTGTTTGAGATTATTGATGCACTGAGAGCGTCGTGCGGCTTCACGTGCTTGTTGAACCGCCGGCAACAAAAGAGCAATCAAGACACCAATAATCGCGATGACAACGAGCAGTTCGACAAGCGTAAAGGCTTTCTGTCGTCCTAAGCTTTTTGCAAGAGTCTGATGCATGTACGGAGTTCCTTCGACAAGAGAGGGAAAATGTAAAATAGAAAATTTGAATAGATTGGGGCTTCTGAGGCAGGTTGTGGGGAAAGAGATGTAGGGGGTGTCAGCCACCACAAATGCCTAGATAGAGAGGATTAAGTCTCTTCTACTCGTTATCACTTAACCGATGTATACGTGCAAGAATAAACACGGATGAAATGTTGAAATGCGCGAATATCCTACGGGAGAGGCCGTAGGTATAGGGGGAGGGCTGGGAAAAAATCTC includes:
- a CDS encoding DUF1559 domain-containing protein encodes the protein MHQTLAKSLGRQKAFTLVELLVVIAIIGVLIALLLPAVQQAREAARRSQCINNLKQIGLAAHNHHDTFLKFPAALYNHNNGYAGNNESDQVGPNWAVKLLPFVEQSALYDAFNVNENNANTVDKWNRDVTLPNGEFARAQEIPGYLCPSDAASKTPYNSGSLGGNWGRGNYAANGGFQSWWNDGESTTPNGYSQSISSDGVFTVNKGKNMSAVTDGTSNTALVDEIRIGEVDTDQRGVWALGVSGSSIVNNFSRGDCHGPNDRNSNSDDVLDCQDFADGRGGCWEGCTNTQAVARSLHPGIVNIVYVDGSVSSISETIDQPTWAMIHAVNDGVPYQKP